The Cytophagia bacterium CHB2 genome includes a window with the following:
- a CDS encoding alkaline phosphatase: MRKYMIALAGTILLFASSSWAGAPSERLPKNIILFIGDGMGVAQVSAGKTVKGTLQLEQCKTAGLLTTHASDAYVTDSAAGATALAAGIKTYNKAIGVDPDKKPVKTVLEYAAEKGKATGLVATCTITHATPACFAAHVDDRNKYNEIAEQLARSPVDVMLGGGWGYFVPKSQTDSKREDEQDLWAILAKDRTAIRTLEEFQKLAKPKKLVGLFEAGHLGKADSRTVTLPAMTAKAIEILAQNKNGFFLMVEGSQIDWGSHDNNSDYAIMEMVDFDDAIGVGLDFAKKNNETLIVVTADHETGGYSLLGGSVAEKTVTKTAFTTTGHSGVMVPIFAFGPGSEVFGGIHDNTIVGQKLIEYVK; this comes from the coding sequence ATGCGAAAATATATGATTGCTCTTGCAGGGACGATTTTGCTTTTCGCGTCATCTTCCTGGGCCGGCGCGCCCTCGGAACGTTTACCAAAAAATATCATTCTTTTCATTGGCGACGGCATGGGCGTGGCGCAAGTGAGCGCCGGTAAAACCGTCAAGGGAACCTTGCAGCTCGAACAATGCAAAACTGCCGGCTTACTAACGACGCACGCATCTGATGCTTATGTCACAGACTCTGCGGCAGGCGCAACAGCTCTGGCGGCAGGCATCAAAACCTACAACAAAGCGATCGGCGTCGATCCCGACAAAAAGCCGGTGAAAACCGTGCTCGAATATGCTGCGGAAAAGGGCAAGGCCACCGGCCTGGTGGCAACCTGTACCATCACCCATGCCACGCCCGCTTGCTTTGCTGCCCACGTGGATGACCGCAACAAGTACAACGAAATTGCCGAGCAACTCGCCAGGAGTCCGGTGGATGTCATGCTGGGCGGCGGCTGGGGTTATTTCGTGCCGAAATCACAAACGGACAGCAAACGCGAAGACGAACAGGATTTGTGGGCAATCCTGGCGAAAGATCGCACAGCCATCCGCACGTTGGAGGAATTTCAGAAACTCGCCAAGCCGAAAAAACTGGTCGGACTGTTCGAGGCCGGGCATTTGGGCAAAGCTGACAGCCGCACGGTCACACTGCCGGCCATGACAGCCAAAGCCATCGAAATTCTCGCGCAAAACAAAAACGGTTTTTTTCTGATGGTGGAAGGCTCGCAAATCGATTGGGGCAGCCACGACAACAATAGCGACTACGCGATTATGGAAATGGTGGATTTCGACGATGCCATCGGCGTGGGACTCGACTTTGCCAAGAAGAACAACGAAACCTTGATCGTGGTCACGGCTGATCACGAAACCGGCGGTTATTCTCTTTTAGGCGGCTCCGTTGCCGAGAAAACCGTCACCAAGACGGCGTTTACCACCACCGGCCACAGCGGCGTGATGGTGCCGATTTTTGCTTTTGGTCCAGGCAGTGAGGTGTTCGGCGGCATTCATGATAACACCATCGTCGGACAAAAGCTGATCGAGTACGTGAAATGA